The Psychroflexus sp. ALD_RP9 region GTGGGTGCTGGAATAGTCGTTTGGACAATTACAGTTTTATCTACAGGCGGTATGGTTGCAAGGAAATACGCTAACGAGCAGGCTTCAGGTGTTGAACGAGAAGACATCACCACAGGTCGTGTTGAAATTGCTAATGCTGAGTTTGAAATTTTTTCAGATCAACCTTTCTTAGGTTCTGGTGTTGGAATGAGTAAAGTAGCTAGATTAGAGTTGGTCGGTGATAAAGCAGCATCACATAATGAAATCACACGGATGATTTCAGAGCATGGCCTACTAGGGATCATAGCACTTTTATTATTACTGCTTGTACCAGCTTTTGAATTCTTAAAACAGCCTAAAAACTTATTTATTATACCACTTATTGTTTTTTGGGGAGCAACTATTAATCATTCTGCTATGCGAATTGCAGCGCCTGGCTTTTTTTATGGTTTTGCATTATTAAGTGTACAATTTAAAGCGAAGCGCTCTAACATTAAAAAAGGCGTAAAAAAGAGATCCTTAAGCAACCAAAATAGTATTGTAAGCCATGACTAAGTCCATTCTTTATTTAGGAAACCAACTATCTAAAAAAGGGAAAACCCCAACATCGGTAGAAACACTTGGGCGTTTTTTAGAAAATGAAGGACTTACAGTTTTTAAGGCATCCTCAAAACAAAATCAACTACTCCGGTTGTTAGACATGTGGAAATCAATTATAAGACTTCAAACAAAAATTGATATTGTTTTTATTGATACATATAGTACACTTGGTTTCTGGTTTTCTTACTCTTGCGGGTTGCTATGTCAATTTTTAAATCTAGATTATATCCCCATTTTAAGAGGCGGCGATTTGCCCAAACGCTTAGCGAAAAATCCCAAACTTTGTCATCAGCTGTTTAACAATGCTAAAATTAATGTGGCGCCTTCAAGCTATTTAATGCATCACTTTGAACAAGCGGGCTACACAAATTTAGTTTTTATCCCCAATACCATTGCTTTAAACCATTATGATTTTAAACAACGTGAACACATTAAACCAAATCTGATTTGGGTACGTTCATTCGCAGAAATCTATCATCCGCTTTTAGCCTTAAAAGTTCTCAAACAACTTTTAAAGCGTTTTCCAGATGCAAAACTAAGTATGGTCGGACCCTTTAAAGACGATAGTATTCAAACTTGTCGTACCTATGCCAAGAAACATGATTTACCAGTGACCTTTACTGGTGGCATGCCTAAAGCAGATTGGCTGGCTTATGCCAAAGATTTTGATATTTTTATCAATACCACAAATGTTGATAACACACCAGTGAGTGTTATTGAAGCCATGGCTTTAGGTTTGCCTGTTGTGAGCACCAATGTTGGTGGACTCCCTTTTTTATTAGACCATCAAAAAGATGCTTTATTGGTCTCACCAGATGATCCTCAAGCCATGTGTGAAGCCATAAAACAACTGCTTAATCAGCCTGAACTAACGCACTTACTTAGCCGTCAAGGCCGACAAAAGGTTGAAGCTTTTGATTGGCAAGTGGTTAAACAACAGTGGTTTAAGGTTGTCAATAATTGTAAATAGCAGTTGCTTTTTAGTTAATCGATTATAGAGGCTTCGTTACATTTCTGCGAAAAAGCCGACATTACACAACTATACTACTATACTGCTTCACAAAACAGCTATAAGCTATAAGCCGTAAGCTTTAAGCCAAAAATGCCTATTGCTTAAAACTTAGAGCTAACAAAACGATTCACTGGCAACCGCTAACTGAAAACAGGTTCTCGATACACTTTTTCTTTCCACATGGTTTCAAGAAAAACCACTCGAACTGACAACAGAGGCTTCGATACATTCCGACGAAAATGTCGGAACACTCAGCCGCCGTGAATTTGGAACCGACAACGGACAACAGAGAACCGATTTTACCATTACACCATTACACGAGCAACGATTCACTATTCACGGTTAACAGAAAACTGACAACCGAAAACCGACGAGCTCAATCTAAGATTTTATTCCCCGAAGCATTTCTCGTTTTCCGGGTGGCCCTGCTAAGCGTTCAACCTGAAAACCTAATTGTTCAAGGTTTCGGCGAACTTGACCTTTAGCGCAATAGGTCACAAAAATGCCCTTGGTTGTAAGTGCGTCGTAGAATTTTTTTAAGATATTAATTTCCCAAAGTTTTGGCTGTACACGTGGCCCGAAAGCATCATAAAATATAATATCTGCCCAGTTAGATTCGCTCAATTCACTAAATTTTTGATGCATCTTCTCAAGTGTAAATAATGAATGAATTTCAAAAGGCGAGTCCCACTCAGCTTGATGAAGCTTCTTAAATTCAGGTTCAATATCACCAAAGGTAGAAGAGAAATTAAGCTGTTCCATTTCGTCTTCGGTAATCGGGTAAGCTTCCAGTGATTTGTAGTGGACTTTTATAGTGTTTAGTTTTGCCCAGTTAAAGGTCATTAAGGCATTTAAACCTGTTCCAAAACCGGCTTCTAAAACCTTAATTTGAGAGAAAGTGCCTTGATTAAGGTAGTAATTTAAACCCATTTGCTCGAACACATGTCGGGCTTCTTGAATGGCGCCGTGCTTAGAGTGGTAATGTTCATTCCATTCTGGAATATGAAGACTCGTAGAGCCATCGGCTGTGGTGATGATTTTGCGTTTCAGCATATTGTAGAGCTAAAAAAACCGCTAAGCGAGAAGCAAAGCGGCTGTGTTTAAAATTAAGTTGTATTATTTCATCTGGTATTTTACACCAGAAGCCATAAAGGCCAAAGTTGATTTAGGTTCAGTAATCGCAGCAATTTCTTCTTCAGATTTACCAGCATCCTCAGCCATATGTCGTTGTTCTTCTACACTCACATTTTCAACATAAGCTTTACCGTTAACAACGGCCGTTTCACCAGCGCTATTTTTAGGAACAAAAAAAGCATAATCCTTAAATTTAACAAAAGCTTCTTCTTGCTCACCGATGGCTAAGCGCATCCAGCATCCTTTTTTCTTACAAACTGAATTCACTTTAGCTTCAAATTTGACTTGCAATGTATCTCCAGTATTTAAGTTGTTGTAGAGTTCAAAGATTTCAGTAGAACTTTTAACATCAGTGAGTTCAAAATCTTCACCGAAAATAGTTTGGTCTTGTAAGCTGAGCTCTTTGGTAGACTCCTCTTCTTGTGAAGACTCCTCAACACTGTCTTTGCCTTCTTTTTCAGTTGAAGCCTCTATCTCAGTTGCCTTTTTTTCATTTTCTGCTGAAGATGAAGAATTTTGTTGGCAAGCGGCTAATCCTAATAAAATTGATAATAAAACTGCTTTTTTCATGATAATAATTAAATTTATTTGCACTAATTTAGGACAAAGTTAATAATATGTAGATTTAATTCATTGGTAAATTTAGTACATTTGCAAAAAATTATATCACATGGACGCAAAAACTTCTATATTAGATATTCAACCTGTTGCAAAGACTCGAATTAATGAAGTCGATTTTAATAATTTACAATTTGGAAAACAGTACGCCGACCACATGATGTACTGCGATTTTATTGATGGTGAATGGCAGCAGCCTAAAATAGTACCTTATGGTCCGATGACTTTTCAACCTTCCGCAAAAGTTTTTCACTACGGTCAAGCAGTCTTTGAAGGTATGAAAGCTTTTAAAGACGATAACGACGAAGTTTGGTTATTTAGACCAGAAGAAAATTTTAATCGAATTAATCGTTCAAGTCAACGAATGGCGATTCCAGAATTTCCAAAAGAATACTTTTTTGAAAGTTTAAAAACCTTACTAGAGCTTGATAAAGATTGGGTAAAAAAAGGCAAAGGTAATTCTTTATATATTCGTCCTTTTGCGATAGCGACTGAGGCTGGTGTTTCGGCTTCTGAATCTAGTGAGTATCGATTTATGATTATTACATGTCCTGCGCAAGCTTATTACAATAAAGCAGTAAAAGTAGTTTTTGCTCAGGAATATAGCCGTGCTGCAGATGGCGGTGTTGGTTTTGCTAAAGCAGCTGGTAATTATGGTGCACAGTTTTATCCGACACAGCTGGCGAAAGCTAAAGGTTTTGATCAAATTATTTGGACAGACGCTAGTACACATGAATATTTAGAAGAAGCGGGTACCATGAATATCTTTTTTAGAATAGGAGATCAATTGTTGACCGCTCCAACCAATGACCGTATTTTAGATGGTGTAACACGAAAAAGCATTATTCAATTGGCTAAAGATGAAGGTGTTGAAGTTATCGTTGATCGGGTTTCTGTAAAGCAAATTGTAGAGGCTGCAAAATCTGGTGAATTGAAAGAGATTTTTGGTGCTGGTACAGCTGCTACTGTAGTTCGTGTTGAAGGTTTTGAGCATGATGGTGTTTATCATGATTTACCTGAAATTGAACAGCCATATGCCACTCATTTTAAAAATAAACTACAAGATATTCAATATAACCGTGCCGATGATGCCCATCAATGGCGTTATAAGGTCTAGGTTTTTAGTTTTTGTTTATTATAGGTTATCGGTGACTCGTGATTTGTGATGCGTGATTCGCGAATTGTGTAATGGTAAAATCGGTTTTCTGTTTTCAGTTTTCTGTTATCAGTAACCAGTGATTCGTGATTCGTGAATCGTGAATGGTGAAGTTGGCTTTAAGCGATTTTTGCTTACGGCATACTGCTTACGGCTTATAGCTTATAGCTGTTTTGTGTAGTGGTATAGTGGTGTAATGGTATAGTAGTAGATCAGTTTTCTGTTGTCTGTTTAGCGTTGTTCGTTTAGTATATCTCAAAAACTTAACATAACACAAATCATAAAACGGCCTATCGAGACGAAAGCGTAAAATTGACAGTGAAATTAGCGTTTAATTTCAGACTGTTTGAATTCCATTTGTAAAATGGAATGAGTTTCTGAAATTTAGCCAATAAGTCTACAATTTAGCTTTTGTATCGTCAGTCTAGTCCCGATTCCCGATGCTTCGGGACGGGATTTGTTTCTCCCGAAACTTCGGGATTGGGCGATGCAAAAAAGAAAAGACATTCGTAAACTCTTAAAGTAAATTAATGAGCTACAAAACATCTCGACTCCGCTCGATGTTAAACATAGATTTTTAGTCTGTTGCTAGTGATTCGTGATTTGTTAAATTCACTAATACCAACCTCGCTGATTTTAAAAATTAAATAGGAAGGCATTCAGAAGATACTTAAGGTGTACTTAAAATCATTAATACTGTTTTTCTTCAAGCCTTCAAATATGGCTTTTTAGTTTAAAATTTCCTGAAATTAGTCCTAAGGTATAGAGCTTGTTTCGTTTTCAAGGAAGATGAAAGATTGAATTTATGTAGTCTGTAGTCTTTAATCTGAAGTTTACACTCTATCGAATAAGTTCTATTTAACAGCTACAAAGTACTATTTACGATTATCATGTAATCTTAATTTTATAATTCAAAACTTTAAATCACCCACCACACACTACTCAAACCTATTGGAGTTAAAGCTGCTTGTATTGAGTGAAGACAACGAAGAGTCGGGAACGCATAGCATAATTCAAACTTCGAGTAGGATTACTTGTTAAATCGTTTTTAAAAGCGATTCAATCGCTTGGTTTAATCACTACTTTTATAAAAACTAAGTGTATGAATGTTTTAATTACAGGCGCTACAGGATTAGTCGGACAAGAATTGGTAAAACAGTTTCATGCAGATGGTGTCAAGGTGCATTACTTATCAACTTCACGAGATAAGCTAGAAAATCTTGAATTATATAAAGGTTTTTATTGGAATCCATCAACTGCTGAAATTGATGAAAAAGCATTCGAAGGTGTAACCCATCTTATTAATTTAGCAGGCGCTAGTGTAGCTAAACCGTGGACAAAAAGTCATAAACGCGCTATCATTAACAGTCGTATTGAAAGTCTTGACTTACTTTATAATACCTTATCTAAACTTGATCATCAAGTAGAACACTTTATTTCAGCAAGTGCCATAGGTATTTACAAAAGCGATTTTAAAATTTTACACGATGAGTTCTCAGAGCAATTAGGTGATGACTTTTTGGCTGAAGTTGTAAAGAAATGGGAAGACAAAGCCGAGACTATTGAGCGATTAGGTATTGACGTTGCTTTGGTAAGAATAGGCATTGTATTATCTAAGTCAGGCGGTGCTTTAGAAAAAATAAAATTTCCTGTTGAAAACTTTTTCGGAGCACCCTTAGCTTCAGGTTTGCAATGGCAATCATGGATACACCTTAAAGATGTAGCTGCCATTTTTAAATACGTTGCTGAGCAAGGTTTGGTTGGTATTTATAATGCTGTTGCACCTAACCCAACGACAAATAAAAAAATGACCAAGCAAATTGCTAAATGTCTTAGTAAACCTTTGTTTTTGCCACATGTTCCTGCATTTATTTTAAAGTTAGCTTTAGGTGAACGTGCTACTTTAGTTTTATCAAGTCAGCGAGTTAGCGCTGAACGTATAATTTCAACTGGTTTTGAATTCAATTTCTCTAAACTTGAACCCGCCTTAAAAGATGTACTTTAGTAGTTTGAACTGCCAAAATTTAAGTATTCGTCGATTTCTGTTGTTAGCGATGTCTCGTTAAATTTGATAAGTTTTAAAATTAAACCTATATTTATATTGTAAAATATGCTTTGGATATTAATTTTTTCAAATTAAATTCTTTCTACATGCTTTAAATATTGACTTTTTATTTTTAATGAAAAAAACTTTAATCATTTTAAGCCTCATATTCAGCGGATTTATGCAAGCACAATATTCTTATTTAGCCTTAGGCGATTCGTATACCATTGGCGAGTTAGTTGAATTAAAAAACTCTTGGCCACATCAATTGGTAAAAAAGCTTCAATCTGATCACTTAAAAGTTGAAACTCCAAAAATCATTGCAGTGACTGGTTGGCGAACCGACGAACTCTTAAGTGCTATACAAAAGGAAAATCTTCAACCAAATTCATTTGATGTGGTTTCATTGTTGATTGGAGTTAATAATCAATATCAGGCCAAACCATTTCAGCAATATGAAATGGAATTTAAGCAATTGCTTCAAAAGGCGATCGCTATTTCTAAGCATGATTCTCAAGGCGTGTTTGTGGTTGGTATCCCTGATTACAGCTCTACTAAATTTGCCATAGATGCTGGTAAACCTCATATTAAATCAGACATAAAAGCCTATAATGCCTACGCAAAACAAGTTTGTGAGGTTTATAATATTCCCTTTTATGACATTTTAGAATTGGCACATGAGCTTAATAAATCGCCTAACATGTTAGCCAAAGATCAGTTGCATCCTAGCCAACTTCAATATACAAAATGGGTTAACTTTTTCTATCAAGATGTTTATAATTATTTGAAGAAATTACCTCAAGATGAATGAAGACTTTATTCATTACCTCTGGCGATTTAAGAAAGTTCCAGTTTTAAATCTTCAGACTGTTAATGGCGAACCGGTTGAAGTTATTAGATTTGGTAATTACAACCAATCGCACTCAGGCCCAGATTTTAAAGAAGCTATAATTAAATTAGGCCGCCAAACTTGGGCTGGTCAAATAGAAATGCACATAAAATCATCAGATTGGTATGCGCATCAACACGAAACTGACCCAGCTTATGATAATGTAATTTTACATGTGGTCTGGGAGCATGATGTTGATGTGTTTCAAAAAGACCAATCGGTTTTGCCGACGCTTCAATTAAAAGATGTAGTTTCTAAGGACCTAGTTAAAGCTTATAAAGACTTTATGCAGCGTCCTCAACAATTTATTCTTTGTGAGGCATCAGTTGGGCAACTCAATTCGCTTGGTATTCAATTTTGGTTAGAACGTTTATATATTGAGCGATTGTCAAGAAAATCACAACCCATTTTCACTTACATTCAACAAACAAAGCAGCACTGGGATCAAATTTGCTTTATGCAACTAGCCAAAAGTTTTGGTTTAAAAGCCAATGCCGAAGTTTTTGAGGCTGTTGCACAATCAATAAACTTCAAACTTATTTTACAATATCAAACTCAGTTAGATTATTTAGAAGCAATTTTGTTAGGCCAAGCCAATTTATTAAATATTGAATGTGAAGACAACTATTATAAACACTTGCAACAACTTTATAAATTTTTAAAATCTAAACACGAACTTAAACCTGTAGGCTTTTCAGCAGAATTTTTTAGACTAAGACCAGCTAATTTTCCTAGTATACGTTTAGCTCAGTTAGCAAGTTTTTTACATCAAAACACAAGTTTAGCTCGCCTACTTTTAAAAGCTGAAAAACTAACAGATTTAAAACCAATTTTTGATATTAAGGTGTCAACTTACTGGAAAACGCATTATAATTTTGGAAAAGAAAACAAGCCAAGCGCAAAAAAACTCAGTGCTAATTTTGTTCAACTTTGTGTTATAAATGCTATCATTCCATTACAGTTTGCTTATCATCAATTTAAAAGTACATTAGACTTTGAGACGCAGATTTTAGCTTTAGTACGTAGTTTAAAGCCTGAAAATAATAGTATTATTAAAAGGTTTAAAGCTATTGGTTTTGAAGATTACATTAGTAGCGCTTTAGAAACACAGGCATTATTGACGTTAAAAAATGACTATTGTAACCAGAAACGCTGTCTAAATTGTAATTTTGGAATTAAATTAATGCAACAATGACTTTAGTTAAACAACTTCGATTTTTCTTTGAG contains the following coding sequences:
- a CDS encoding glycosyltransferase family 4 protein, with amino-acid sequence MTKSILYLGNQLSKKGKTPTSVETLGRFLENEGLTVFKASSKQNQLLRLLDMWKSIIRLQTKIDIVFIDTYSTLGFWFSYSCGLLCQFLNLDYIPILRGGDLPKRLAKNPKLCHQLFNNAKINVAPSSYLMHHFEQAGYTNLVFIPNTIALNHYDFKQREHIKPNLIWVRSFAEIYHPLLALKVLKQLLKRFPDAKLSMVGPFKDDSIQTCRTYAKKHDLPVTFTGGMPKADWLAYAKDFDIFINTTNVDNTPVSVIEAMALGLPVVSTNVGGLPFLLDHQKDALLVSPDDPQAMCEAIKQLLNQPELTHLLSRQGRQKVEAFDWQVVKQQWFKVVNNCK
- the mnmD gene encoding tRNA (5-methylaminomethyl-2-thiouridine)(34)-methyltransferase MnmD; its protein translation is MLKRKIITTADGSTSLHIPEWNEHYHSKHGAIQEARHVFEQMGLNYYLNQGTFSQIKVLEAGFGTGLNALMTFNWAKLNTIKVHYKSLEAYPITEDEMEQLNFSSTFGDIEPEFKKLHQAEWDSPFEIHSLFTLEKMHQKFSELSESNWADIIFYDAFGPRVQPKLWEINILKKFYDALTTKGIFVTYCAKGQVRRNLEQLGFQVERLAGPPGKREMLRGIKS
- a CDS encoding DUF4920 domain-containing protein is translated as MKKAVLLSILLGLAACQQNSSSSAENEKKATEIEASTEKEGKDSVEESSQEEESTKELSLQDQTIFGEDFELTDVKSSTEIFELYNNLNTGDTLQVKFEAKVNSVCKKKGCWMRLAIGEQEEAFVKFKDYAFFVPKNSAGETAVVNGKAYVENVSVEEQRHMAEDAGKSEEEIAAITEPKSTLAFMASGVKYQMK
- a CDS encoding branched-chain amino acid aminotransferase, which encodes MDAKTSILDIQPVAKTRINEVDFNNLQFGKQYADHMMYCDFIDGEWQQPKIVPYGPMTFQPSAKVFHYGQAVFEGMKAFKDDNDEVWLFRPEENFNRINRSSQRMAIPEFPKEYFFESLKTLLELDKDWVKKGKGNSLYIRPFAIATEAGVSASESSEYRFMIITCPAQAYYNKAVKVVFAQEYSRAADGGVGFAKAAGNYGAQFYPTQLAKAKGFDQIIWTDASTHEYLEEAGTMNIFFRIGDQLLTAPTNDRILDGVTRKSIIQLAKDEGVEVIVDRVSVKQIVEAAKSGELKEIFGAGTAATVVRVEGFEHDGVYHDLPEIEQPYATHFKNKLQDIQYNRADDAHQWRYKV
- a CDS encoding TIGR01777 family oxidoreductase → MNVLITGATGLVGQELVKQFHADGVKVHYLSTSRDKLENLELYKGFYWNPSTAEIDEKAFEGVTHLINLAGASVAKPWTKSHKRAIINSRIESLDLLYNTLSKLDHQVEHFISASAIGIYKSDFKILHDEFSEQLGDDFLAEVVKKWEDKAETIERLGIDVALVRIGIVLSKSGGALEKIKFPVENFFGAPLASGLQWQSWIHLKDVAAIFKYVAEQGLVGIYNAVAPNPTTNKKMTKQIAKCLSKPLFLPHVPAFILKLALGERATLVLSSQRVSAERIISTGFEFNFSKLEPALKDVL
- a CDS encoding SGNH/GDSL hydrolase family protein — encoded protein: MKKTLIILSLIFSGFMQAQYSYLALGDSYTIGELVELKNSWPHQLVKKLQSDHLKVETPKIIAVTGWRTDELLSAIQKENLQPNSFDVVSLLIGVNNQYQAKPFQQYEMEFKQLLQKAIAISKHDSQGVFVVGIPDYSSTKFAIDAGKPHIKSDIKAYNAYAKQVCEVYNIPFYDILELAHELNKSPNMLAKDQLHPSQLQYTKWVNFFYQDVYNYLKKLPQDE
- a CDS encoding DUF2851 family protein; this encodes MNEDFIHYLWRFKKVPVLNLQTVNGEPVEVIRFGNYNQSHSGPDFKEAIIKLGRQTWAGQIEMHIKSSDWYAHQHETDPAYDNVILHVVWEHDVDVFQKDQSVLPTLQLKDVVSKDLVKAYKDFMQRPQQFILCEASVGQLNSLGIQFWLERLYIERLSRKSQPIFTYIQQTKQHWDQICFMQLAKSFGLKANAEVFEAVAQSINFKLILQYQTQLDYLEAILLGQANLLNIECEDNYYKHLQQLYKFLKSKHELKPVGFSAEFFRLRPANFPSIRLAQLASFLHQNTSLARLLLKAEKLTDLKPIFDIKVSTYWKTHYNFGKENKPSAKKLSANFVQLCVINAIIPLQFAYHQFKSTLDFETQILALVRSLKPENNSIIKRFKAIGFEDYISSALETQALLTLKNDYCNQKRCLNCNFGIKLMQQ